One genomic segment of Kiritimatiella glycovorans includes these proteins:
- a CDS encoding class I SAM-dependent methyltransferase, whose protein sequence is MDADFYRQKFCDESEYAKGTYRLDALFRGRAMRNWLRVRGDSPIRIMDAGCGRGVFLRDLVAELERRELAVETVCGTDVVPVDADFAYRGKPFTFHVCDLNKDPVPAPDRSFDLVFCNHVIEHVFHTEHLVRELYRIAADEALVVISTPNLTSWLNRIMMLCGGQPLGPEVGDESITYGLRPGFLKKKVAPFVPAGHIRAFSPPALKDLCESAGFSVRGWWNQGRGPAEFKGARTFGILLGRAGAKP, encoded by the coding sequence ATGGATGCAGATTTCTACAGACAAAAGTTCTGCGACGAATCGGAGTATGCGAAGGGCACCTACAGGCTGGATGCCCTCTTCCGCGGCCGCGCCATGCGGAACTGGCTCCGCGTGCGGGGGGACAGCCCGATCCGGATCATGGATGCCGGCTGCGGTCGCGGGGTTTTCCTGCGTGACCTGGTTGCGGAATTGGAACGCAGAGAGCTGGCGGTCGAGACGGTCTGCGGGACGGATGTGGTCCCCGTCGACGCGGATTTCGCGTACCGGGGAAAACCCTTCACCTTCCACGTATGTGATTTGAATAAAGACCCCGTTCCGGCACCCGATCGGAGCTTTGACCTCGTTTTCTGCAATCACGTCATCGAGCACGTTTTTCATACCGAACACCTGGTGCGCGAGCTTTATCGAATCGCCGCGGACGAAGCGCTCGTCGTGATCAGCACCCCCAATCTGACCTCCTGGCTGAACCGGATCATGATGCTGTGCGGAGGCCAGCCCCTCGGGCCCGAGGTCGGCGACGAATCGATCACGTACGGTCTTCGTCCGGGTTTTCTGAAGAAGAAGGTGGCGCCGTTCGTTCCGGCCGGCCATATCCGCGCGTTTTCCCCGCCGGCACTGAAGGATCTCTGCGAGTCGGCGGGATTCAGCGTACGCGGCTGGTGGAACCAGGGGCGGGGTCCGGCGGAATTCAAGGGGGCGCGAACATTCGGCATTCTGCTGGGCCGGGCAGGGGCGAAACCCTGA
- a CDS encoding YfhO family protein, with product MMRNLSRETLLVSLLFLLLASVFFLPALVPEFRPVLGVDGNFSIRSVRDGWIDDGFEGWWTPYWLGGSGVFGVQTWTLASRLLDPGGMLYGLCIASWATAMLFTYLLLREYRLERGPAVIGAAAFGFTPHFVTLIYPVHLTVLSAPAFIAALFYFITRWTERGRGVLDRAASALAGGCAWGMLMNEDPQRGLYFSFAAAAYLLFRAWSDCPDGINFPSRLRAAFGAGFWLRAGLAAGVMLSVFSFELQRQAGGKNMAGGVTTAGTRTEEAKWQFSTSWSHHPAEWIDLFVPGYHGELSGDPARPYHGTKPVSHNSDAAGFTVCFWAAVAILTGVRRDSRVRFFAVLSLLALLLACGRFWPGRPLFQLWFQLPLMDRFRAPVKFMSVATFSLSLLAGFGVQYFSEAFRRDRTRFLALLRNGLVAIAVAGFVGLLGTYAFQPDLAQGFGAQLGSAEAGAAAAKARTASLLRMVVWAVLVLGAVWMTIRFRDRKWARSAGVALIGVVLVIELFAVDGFYLRRALFKPDDFYAQGTVLRFLNTQKEEQAPFRVAASLKVFHGGQAIPLPLTPYRGRYVTYHFPYYGIETMENTPQSRVAAEYRSFFRAVLPGAPQKGGREMFRELLERNIRFWQLCNVKYVVTDGYLYGLSRQPVRLEPLLNENPALEKVAEGEDLGGRGHYVYRVQGALPRFAVFENVRVQPGPEEVLSRLADEARHPARTVLTETPLTSAGAVNGTAEPRAGRVIESRRGYARVRVDADRPSLLLHNARYSPDWRVHIDGVRAGAVRANYLMRGVLLPEGRHEVEFRFAPRPAFRGLASGAVFVSLAAAILLGGAGGWLDSRNRKNRSG from the coding sequence ATGATGCGAAACCTGTCACGTGAAACCCTGCTGGTGTCGTTGCTTTTTCTCTTGCTCGCGTCGGTCTTCTTTCTCCCCGCCCTGGTTCCGGAATTCCGCCCCGTACTCGGGGTCGACGGAAATTTCTCCATCCGGAGCGTACGCGACGGATGGATCGATGACGGGTTCGAGGGCTGGTGGACGCCCTACTGGCTCGGCGGATCGGGGGTGTTCGGCGTCCAGACGTGGACCCTCGCGTCCCGGCTGCTCGATCCGGGGGGGATGCTGTACGGGCTGTGCATCGCCTCCTGGGCGACGGCCATGCTCTTCACGTATCTGCTGCTCCGCGAATACCGGCTCGAACGCGGCCCCGCGGTCATCGGGGCCGCGGCCTTCGGGTTCACGCCGCATTTCGTCACGCTGATCTACCCGGTTCACCTCACGGTGCTGAGCGCCCCCGCCTTCATTGCCGCGCTGTTCTACTTCATCACACGCTGGACGGAGCGGGGGCGGGGGGTACTGGACCGCGCGGCCTCGGCGCTGGCCGGCGGCTGTGCCTGGGGGATGCTGATGAACGAAGACCCGCAGCGGGGTCTCTATTTCTCCTTCGCGGCGGCGGCCTACCTGCTCTTCCGGGCGTGGAGCGACTGCCCCGACGGAATAAACTTCCCGTCGCGGTTGCGGGCGGCTTTCGGGGCGGGTTTCTGGCTGCGTGCGGGACTGGCCGCCGGTGTGATGCTTTCGGTGTTCTCTTTCGAGCTGCAGCGTCAGGCGGGCGGAAAGAATATGGCCGGCGGCGTCACGACCGCCGGAACTCGGACGGAGGAGGCGAAGTGGCAGTTCTCGACGAGCTGGTCCCACCATCCGGCGGAGTGGATTGATCTGTTCGTCCCCGGCTACCACGGGGAACTCAGCGGCGATCCCGCGCGCCCCTATCACGGAACCAAGCCGGTCTCGCACAACAGCGACGCCGCGGGATTCACGGTCTGCTTCTGGGCGGCCGTGGCGATCCTCACAGGCGTGAGGCGGGATTCGAGGGTGCGCTTCTTCGCCGTGCTGTCCCTGCTTGCACTGCTGCTCGCGTGCGGACGCTTCTGGCCGGGTCGCCCGCTGTTTCAGCTCTGGTTTCAGCTGCCCCTCATGGACCGCTTTCGCGCCCCGGTCAAATTCATGAGTGTGGCGACCTTTTCGCTGTCGCTCCTGGCGGGGTTCGGTGTTCAGTACTTTAGCGAGGCCTTTCGCCGGGACCGTACGCGGTTTCTCGCTCTTCTGCGCAATGGTCTCGTCGCAATTGCGGTCGCGGGTTTCGTAGGGCTGCTCGGCACCTATGCCTTCCAGCCCGACCTCGCGCAGGGGTTCGGCGCGCAGCTAGGGTCCGCGGAGGCGGGGGCGGCCGCGGCGAAGGCCCGAACCGCGTCGCTGTTACGCATGGTCGTGTGGGCGGTCCTGGTGCTGGGGGCGGTCTGGATGACGATCCGCTTTCGCGATAGGAAATGGGCTCGGTCCGCGGGGGTCGCCCTGATCGGAGTGGTGCTGGTGATCGAGCTGTTTGCCGTGGACGGGTTTTACCTGCGGCGGGCACTGTTCAAGCCCGACGACTTCTATGCGCAGGGTACGGTGCTGCGCTTTTTGAATACGCAGAAGGAAGAACAGGCGCCGTTCCGCGTCGCGGCTTCGCTGAAGGTGTTTCACGGCGGTCAGGCCATTCCGCTTCCCCTGACGCCCTATCGAGGCCGCTACGTTACCTATCATTTCCCTTATTACGGGATTGAAACGATGGAGAATACCCCGCAGTCACGTGTGGCTGCCGAGTATCGCTCCTTTTTCCGCGCGGTCCTCCCTGGCGCTCCGCAAAAAGGGGGCCGTGAGATGTTCCGCGAACTGCTCGAGCGCAATATCCGGTTCTGGCAGTTGTGCAATGTAAAGTACGTGGTGACGGACGGATACCTCTACGGCCTCTCCCGGCAACCGGTGCGTCTGGAACCGCTGCTGAATGAAAATCCGGCGCTGGAAAAGGTGGCGGAGGGTGAAGATCTCGGAGGCCGCGGTCATTACGTATACCGGGTGCAGGGCGCGCTGCCGCGCTTTGCGGTATTTGAAAACGTAAGGGTGCAGCCGGGACCCGAGGAGGTGCTGAGCCGCCTTGCCGATGAGGCCCGGCATCCCGCCCGGACGGTGCTGACGGAAACGCCGCTGACCTCGGCCGGTGCCGTAAACGGCACCGCGGAACCGCGGGCGGGCAGGGTGATCGAATCCCGGAGAGGATACGCCCGGGTAAGGGTGGACGCAGACCGGCCCTCACTGTTGCTGCATAATGCGCGATACAGCCCCGACTGGCGGGTGCATATTGACGGGGTGAGAGCAGGGGCTGTCCGCGCCAACTACCTGATGCGCGGCGTTCTGCTCCCCGAGGGCCGGCATGAGGTGGAATTCCGGTTCGCCCCGCGCCCGGCGTTCAGAGGCCTGGCTTCGGGAGCCGTGTTCGTCAGCCTCGCGGCGGCCATCCTGCTGGGGGGCGCCGGCGGGTGGCTGGATTCTCGGAATCGGAAAAATCGCTCCGGGTGA